The Paenibacillus sp. FSL H7-0357 nucleotide sequence ATACTGACCCCGCAGCTGAATCTGTGCCGATAAGGCCAACGCCAGTGAGAGGGAGGTCAGGAAGGTTTCTCCGCCAGACAGCGTCGAGACCGGACGTCTGACTCCTCCATTGCCATCATCGCGGATAACAAAGCCGCCTCCGGAGTCAACTTCCAGTGCGTAACGCTGCTTGCTCAGGAACCGCAGCCGCTGTGAAGCGGCCTGGCATACCTGCATCAGCTGTTCTTCGGCGATATATTCCACAAAGGCATTGCCGCGCAGCACAGCCTGCAGCTTGGACAGCCGGTCCTGCTGCGCCGCATGCTCCTTACGCTGACCTTCGAGCTCCATCCAGCGGATATGGCGGTGCTGCAGATCCTCAAGATCACGCTCTGCGCGCGCTCGGCTCTGCAGCGAGCGTTCATCGTCTTCCTTGCATGTCTGCAGGGCAGACTGGCTCTCCTGCCATTCCTCAGTGCTTAAGGAGGCTCCTGACAGCTTCTCCTCAATGCTCCGCAGCTGCAGCGTCACTTCCGCTTCTTCCTCCCGGTGAGCCCGAATACGGGCAGCGGCTCTGCTGCGTTCTTCCGGCATGAGCGCCGCCCCTTCAACCTCAGAGGCGGAAGCAAACGGAGAAGAGTTCAGGCTCTCTTCCCAGTGGGCCGCGGCCGCAGCGCTATGCTCACGCGCTGATTCCGCCGCCTGGCGGGCAATGGCCGCCTCCTTCACCTCATGCTGTGCCTTGTCCGCTGCCTGCCGGTGCCTTTGCTTATTATTGTCCAGCGCCGCCTGCAGCTCCTGAAGACGCCGCTCGCATTCCTCCAGCAAGGCGGCGGCAGAACGGCCTCCTGTCCACTGGAGCAGACGCTGCTCCTTCTCGCGTTCGAGCGCTTCTTTGCCTTCCAGTTGGGCATTCCACTGGGCCAGTTCTTTATCCAGCACGGCAATCTCTTCCTGCAGAACTTGTACAGCATTGCCCTTCTCCTCAAGAAACTTCACGCTGATGTCGAGCCGGCCTCTGATTTCCTCGGCCTGTTCGTCCTTTGCCAGCATTTCGCGATAGGCGTTCTCGGCCTCACCCGCGGCCAGTTCAGGGAACAGCCGCGCCCAGTCCTGGCGCAAGGTGCCCAACCGGGCGGCAAGATCGCCAGCCTTGGCGGCAAGACCTTCCACCCAGGCCGTCTCGGCAGTGGCCGCAGCCGCTTCCTGGTGGCATAGCTGCTGCTGTTCCTGCATCCCCCGCTGCCATTCCGCCGCTCCCCGGCGCAGCTCGCCGGAGCGGGCTTTCAAGGATACATGCTGCGCCTCCAGCCCGGATAAGAACATTTCATCCGGGCTGATCCCGGCGGAAGCTGAATGAATAGAGGCATCCGCGCTGTCCTGCGCCAGTCCTGCAGCCGCAGGTGTTTTCAGAGCGTCGCCTATAACCCCTTCACCATAAATCTGTTCCAACCATGCGCCATCCTGCTCCAGCAGGCTGCGGAACAGATGGCGGGTTTCCAGCGCGCGCCGTTCAAGCGCACGGATATGCTGGAGCTGGGTTTCCAGGCCTTCCCGCCCGCCGCTGTCCTGGGACAACGCAGGCGAGGGATGATGCCCGCTGCCGCAGACCGGACAAGGCTGCCCGTCTTGCAGCTCGCGGGCTAGGGTAAGCGAGAGCCTGTGCAGCTCCTGCTCCTTCAGCGCAGCCTCCAGCGTGCCGCCGTGCAGCTCCAGGCGCTCGGCGGCATTTCTTGCAGCGGCTTCCGCAGCCCGCAGCTCCTCCTGGTGCAGCGCAGCCGCAGCAATGTGCTCCCCGCGGGCTGCGGCCAGCGACTGCCGCCGGGCTTCGGCGGCGGCCAGCCGCGCCTCTGCCGCCGCGAGCACCGCCGCCCGCTCGCGGCGCTCCCGCTCCGCCGTCTCCCACTGGGACTCGGCGGAGCGCAGTTCCTGCAGTCTCTGCATCGCTTCCTGCAGAGACTGCCGTTCCTGGGAGCGGACCGCAAGCGGCTGCAGGCTTTGCTGCAGCTCCTGCTGGCGCTTTTGGCCCTTGGCCAAAAGCTCACGCTCCCGGGCCATGCTCTCCCGCCGGGCAGCCAGCCCGCGGGAGGCCTCGCCTTGGCGCGCCTGCACCGCCGCGCGCTCACGCCGCAGTTCACTGAGCTCGGCTTCGAGCTCCAGCGCACGGCGGTAGGTATCGGCCCCCTGCCGGAGGGCCGGCTCCTCGGCGGCCAGCGCAGCCTGCGCCGCAGCCTCGGCCGCAGCAAGCCCCGCCGCCTCATGCTCGGCGGCGGTTGCCAAGGTTTCCCGGCTCTCGGCAACAGCGAGCCGGCTCCGCCAGGCATCCTCGGCGCTTCGCCACGCCTTCAGCACAGGCAGCCGCTTCTCGGCTTCGTCAGCCTTGACGAGCTTCTGCTCCAGCAGGAGGACGTTCTCCTCCTGCGACAGCAACTCCTGCCGCCGCCGCTCACGGCGGATACGGTCCTCCTGCAGCTCGCGGATCTTCGCGAACCGCTCGGCAAGCTGCATAGCCGCCTCCAGCTTCTTGCGGCATTCCTCCGCATGGCGGACCGCTTCCTGCAGCCGCTCCGCTGCGGCCTCTACATCCGCCTTCCCTGCACTGCCAAGGCCCTGCTGCTCCGCTTCAAGCGCCCGCAGCGCCGCCTCGTTCTCCTTGACCCGGCGGCTGAGCTTGAGGGCCAGCTGGTCGCCATACTGCTCCAGGTGAAAGAGCCGCTGAAGCATTTGCCTGCGGTCCACACCCCGCAGCGACAGGAACTCGGCAAATTTGCCTTGCGGCAGAACCACCGCACGGGTGAAATCATCCATTTTCAGCCCGATATGCTCTTCTACACAGCGGGTAACATCCGCCAGCTTGTCAGCCATAACCTGGTCTCCGTCTTCCGTGACCTCGATGAACCGGCTGATTGTATTGCTGATGGACTGCTCCCCGGTCCGTTTGAATTTCCGCTCCACCCGGTAACGCCGGACACCGGCGGAGGAAGTGAGCTCGAAGGTGAAAGCCACACTGAGCTGATCCTCGGAATGGTTCATAATTCCCTGCGTTCCGTTCACTGCCCGTTCCACCTTGCCGTACATCGCTAATGTAATAGCGTCCAGCAGACTGGATTTCCCGCTGCCGGTCGGTCCGAAGATCCCGAACAGCCCGGTTTCCGTCAGACTCGCAAAATCAATCTCCTGCTGCTCCCGATAGCTTTGCAGCCCGGATACTTTTAATAGAATCGGCTTCACCTAGTTCTCCTCCCCTTCCTCCGGCTGGCGCCGTTCTTCTTCCGTCAGTTCAAGGAACAGCTCAATCAGGCTGTCCTCCGGCTCCGCACCGCCGGTCTGCCGCTGGTAGAACTTGCGGAACAGCTCCTGGACCGGCATCCGCGAACGGGAGATCTCCTCCAGCTCAAGCTCCATCTGGGGATAGATCGGGCGGATATGTATAATCCCTTCCCGTGATTTGCGGAGCCGCTGAATATCATTCATCGACATCGCTTCGCTCAGGCGCAGCTCCAGATCGATAAAGGCGGAAGCATCCCTGCCTTCATCAAGCCAGCCATACACCTCCTGCAGTCCGCCGGAAGATTTCCAGTTCACCAGCGGACGGCCGCAGCGGAGATAGATTTCCTCAAAGGAAGGCTCCCCGCCCGGTGCCACATCAATCATCGTCACCGATTTGGCCTGGCCCGCTTCGGAGAAGCTGTAGGCCAGCGGTGAGCCGCTGTAACGGATCATGCCCTCGCCTTTGACCCGCTGGGCGCGGTGCAGATGTCCGAGCGCCGTATACTGCGCACCGCAGGACAGAGCCGAAGGATCTACGGTATAAGCTCCGCCTACCTGAATGGGACGCTCCGAATCGCTTTCCACGCCTCCGAGCACATAGATATGGCTCATGGCCAGATTCACCGTCTGCGGTGTAAACTCCCGGCCGAGCAGCTTCATCAGCTTGCCTACCCGCGCACTGTAGGCCAGCCGGAGTTCATCCTCACCGCTGTCCCCGGCGAGCAGCTCCCCGAGGCGGGCTTCAGAGGGATAGGG carries:
- a CDS encoding exonuclease SbcCD subunit D: MRILHTGDWHLGRTLEGRSRQKEQEQFMDELVEIADDSKADLILMAGDVYDSVNPPAAAEQLFYDAAARLTANGRPLVVISGNHDQPERVASVSPLVRRQGITLVGLPTSEPVTVHAVRTGEIAKIAALPYPSEARLGELLAGDSGEDELRLAYSARVGKLMKLLGREFTPQTVNLAMSHIYVLGGVESDSERPIQVGGAYTVDPSALSCGAQYTALGHLHRAQRVKGEGMIRYSGSPLAYSFSEAGQAKSVTMIDVAPGGEPSFEEIYLRCGRPLVNWKSSGGLQEVYGWLDEGRDASAFIDLELRLSEAMSMNDIQRLRKSREGIIHIRPIYPQMELELEEISRSRMPVQELFRKFYQRQTGGAEPEDSLIELFLELTEEERRQPEEGEEN
- a CDS encoding AAA family ATPase: MKPILLKVSGLQSYREQQEIDFASLTETGLFGIFGPTGSGKSSLLDAITLAMYGKVERAVNGTQGIMNHSEDQLSVAFTFELTSSAGVRRYRVERKFKRTGEQSISNTISRFIEVTEDGDQVMADKLADVTRCVEEHIGLKMDDFTRAVVLPQGKFAEFLSLRGVDRRQMLQRLFHLEQYGDQLALKLSRRVKENEAALRALEAEQQGLGSAGKADVEAAAERLQEAVRHAEECRKKLEAAMQLAERFAKIRELQEDRIRRERRRQELLSQEENVLLLEQKLVKADEAEKRLPVLKAWRSAEDAWRSRLAVAESRETLATAAEHEAAGLAAAEAAAQAALAAEEPALRQGADTYRRALELEAELSELRRERAAVQARQGEASRGLAARRESMARERELLAKGQKRQQELQQSLQPLAVRSQERQSLQEAMQRLQELRSAESQWETAERERRERAAVLAAAEARLAAAEARRQSLAAARGEHIAAAALHQEELRAAEAAARNAAERLELHGGTLEAALKEQELHRLSLTLARELQDGQPCPVCGSGHHPSPALSQDSGGREGLETQLQHIRALERRALETRHLFRSLLEQDGAWLEQIYGEGVIGDALKTPAAAGLAQDSADASIHSASAGISPDEMFLSGLEAQHVSLKARSGELRRGAAEWQRGMQEQQQLCHQEAAAATAETAWVEGLAAKAGDLAARLGTLRQDWARLFPELAAGEAENAYREMLAKDEQAEEIRGRLDISVKFLEEKGNAVQVLQEEIAVLDKELAQWNAQLEGKEALEREKEQRLLQWTGGRSAAALLEECERRLQELQAALDNNKQRHRQAADKAQHEVKEAAIARQAAESAREHSAAAAAHWEESLNSSPFASASEVEGAALMPEERSRAAARIRAHREEEAEVTLQLRSIEEKLSGASLSTEEWQESQSALQTCKEDDERSLQSRARAERDLEDLQHRHIRWMELEGQRKEHAAQQDRLSKLQAVLRGNAFVEYIAEEQLMQVCQAASQRLRFLSKQRYALEVDSGGGFVIRDDGNGGVRRPVSTLSGGETFLTSLSLALALSAQIQLRGQYPLQFFFLDEGFGTLDPDLLDTVITSLERLHNDQLSVGIISHVPELRARLPRKLIVVPAEQGGGGSRILLEKM